In Mercurialis annua linkage group LG6, ddMerAnnu1.2, whole genome shotgun sequence, the following are encoded in one genomic region:
- the LOC126653484 gene encoding uncharacterized protein LOC126653484 yields the protein MQPAKAKNRAESNLRPGKIKYIKQGLLGKASGQGLRQMISEDGSRPINSLKSATSTPITQFGIEQGITEGEKQRKVELERKAKLDEIAQKQRQREIEKEEKRRIYCASSRPSYPSAVSYPELGTSSVAAAAGKYVPIYNRDKEGPRNGGSREPPSDWGARQTPAIDGDPWQPPPNSDRWASSTRTEVPNPPSDRRRDGSSKSTCSSSKEGALQKGSSIRNAYTMGSNSSTDLPSDTPLPQPSELVQDNTTNSGGKNKKKKGRGRNMIKEVAGLKRGEKLNVTFYNNRAVGQNHKCFTRHLGKIIRDRQICPLNVRSWKEIPEERKNHMWDSVTEKFEADDLLDHRDDVLHHMRELWNKWRGKMHIKNVKNMSEQEALNCVPNGVHKDDWEWLVKNYYSDKKYKEVSIRNSHRRSKLTMPHRTGSKPVREIIYEMGGKEGNPPDVAVVFHASHSKNGKLIELETIEKYDEIQEVIRSEPSLSRIELVDKCFKTQNHGHVVCFGGGVKRKDLDGSSSRKAELVEENRSMKVRLSSLEEEFQKLKEMFLSQQSTNFQPPCSSPPAEDLMY from the exons ATGCAGCCAGCTAAAGCAAAAAACAGAGCAGAATCAAATTTAAGGCCTGGAAAGATCAAGTACATAAAACAAGGTTTATTAGGTAAAGCGAGTGGTCAAGGGTTAAGACAAATGATTTCTGAAGATGGAAGTAGGCCAATTAATTCATTGAAAAGTGCTACAAGTACTCCAATTACACAATTTGGCATTGAGCAGGGGATAACTG AGGGTGAAAAACAAAGGAAAGTGGAACTAGAGCGCAAGGCAAAATTAGATGAAATTGCTCAAAAACAAAGGCAAAGAGAgatagaaaaagaagagaaaaggagAATATATTGTGCATCTTCTAGGCCTTCATATCCTTCGGCTGTGTCCTATCCGGAGCTAGGAACATCTTCTGTTGCTGCTGCCGCTGGAAAATACGTGCCTATATACAATCGGGACAAAGAAGGCCCAAGAAATGGGGGCTCTAGGGAGCCTCCTTCAGATTGGGGTGCTAGGCAAACACCTGCAATAGATGGAGACCCTTGGCAGCCTCCTCCTAACTCTGACCGATGGGCTAGTAGCACAAGGACTGAAGTTCCAAACCCACCTAGTGATAGGCGACGCGATGGCAGCTCAAAGTCCACTTGTTCATCTTCTAAAGAAG GTGCTTTACAAAAAGGGTCTTCCATAAGAAATGCTTATACTATGGGTTCTAATAGTTCAACTGACCTACCAAGTGACACTCCTTTGCCTCAACCGTCTGAGCTAGTGCAAGATAATACAACAA ATTCAGGaggtaaaaataaaaagaaaaaagggcGAGGAAGGAATATGATAAAAGAAGTCGCTGGCTTGAAAAGGGGGGAGAAGTTGAATGTGACATTTTACAACAATCGTGCAGTTGGACAGAATCATAAATGCTTTACGAGACATTTGGGGAAAATTATTCGTGATCGTCAAATTTGTCCTTTAAATGTGAGATCATGGAAGGAAATTCCCGAAGAAAGAAAGAACCATATGTGGGATTCGGTCACG GAAAAGTTTGAAGCTGATGACCTATTAGATCATCGAGATGATGTCCTCCACCATATGAGAGAGCTATGGAATAAATGGAGGGGAAAGATGCATATCAAAAATGTAAAGAACATGTCAGAACAAGAAGCATTGAACTGTGTGCCTAATGGAGTACATAAAGACGATTGGGAATGGTTGGTGAAGAACTATTACtctgataaaaaatataag GAAGTAAGCATCCGCAATTCACACCGTAGATCCAAGTTAACAATGCCACATCGTACGGGAAGCAAGCCTGTGAGAGAGATCATTTATGAAATG GGAGGTAAAGAAGGTAACCCACCAGACGTGGCTGTTGTATTTCATGCAAGTCATAGTAAGAACGGCAAGCTTATTGAACttgaaacaattgaaaaatat GATGAAATTCAAGAAGTTATTCGCTCAGAACCATCTCTTTCACGTATTGAATTAGTTGATAAATGTTTCAAAACTCAGAATCATGGCCATGTGGTTTGTTTTGGTGGTGGAGTAAAGCGAAAAGACTTGGATGGTTCATCTTCTAGAAAAGCAGAACTTGTAGAAGAAAATCGCTCAATGAAAGTTCGCTTAAGTTCATTAGAAGAAGAATTTCAAAAGCTAAAGGAAATGTTTTTATCTCAACAAAGTACCAACTTTCAGCCTCCATGTTCTTCACCCCCGGCTGAAGACCTTATGTATTAA
- the LOC126687698 gene encoding uncharacterized protein LOC126687698, with protein sequence MAPSKRWMELVDDRLNESYKMGVKSFIDYAFERTREDLNIRCPCIKCMNTLLGTRESVFSHLIVHGILENYTFWYHHGERSGEPQSESEGDNDEESGDEGEDDMQEILRDFYPNFCDVDANDALREEPNTEAKHFYMLLEDSQHPLYPNSKTSKLSALVNLLHIKSLGRWSNESFSMLLKYLNEELLPKGSSLPNSYYDAKKIIKALGLSYQKIDACDNNCLLFWKDDKEANFCKICGTSRWKQNKNSGDNQHKKNGKKIPCKTLRYFPLKPRLQRLFMSRKISPFMRWHHEQCKDDGMLKHPADSMAWKHFDELHESFASDPRNVRLGLASDGFQPFTNSKTPYSIWPVILIPYNVPPWMCMKQSNLILSTLIPGPEGPGDAIDVYLQPLIEELKELWENGVETYDASTEKNFQLHAALLWTINDFPAYGNLSGWSTKGRLACPCCNKETSWRRLSHSGKQCFMGHRRYLSPTHRWRNDKKSFDGTREKRRPPKPISGHDILEQVRNLDGMILTKDPNKRVKISHKSRGDNWNKKSIFFELPYWDTLLLRHNLDVMHIEKNICDSILGTIMDLKGKTKDTLKSRLDLQAMKIRKELHPIKHGDKYKIPLASYTLSTEDKHRFCLFLKDLKVPDGFSSNISHSVNLRDHKFSGLKSHDCHVLLQHLLPLAMRGLLPKAVYEPLLELSTFFNVLGAKVLKVEELKQIDAQIPITLCKLEKTFPPSFFDIMVHLPIHLPTEAMIGGPVQYRWMYFVERTMYTLKSLIRNTARPEGSIAEGFIANECMTLCSRYLSSIETKFNRLERNYDGGADDAIGEIKIFCHPGRVLGARKICDLSMREMEQAHVEFSQIEAGSLHNLSNKEWDEHFVNWFNTRVTQLHKDDNSKTMEDLFSLARGPSQYVTSFKGYICNGYRFHIEDHEKGLRTQNSGVVVVGDNGIEAENIDYYGVLSEILEIQYLGGRRVMLFRCKWWDVYDKVKGIQVDEYGIISVNCQRFLKTNEPFVIASQASQVFYAKDNKNKGWCVVRKTQPRDLYTFPLQSEDEVESVDLGHEAYHQAESFQPRFVDRDIEEQFNWSRSDLEPITVDPKPVEERRTRKRKMT encoded by the exons ATGGCACCTAGTAAGCGTTGGATGGAACTTGTTGATGACCGGCTTAATGAATCGTATAAAATGGGGGTTAAATCTTTTATAGATTATGCTTTTGAAAGAACAAGAGAGGACCTTAATATTAGGTGTCCATGCATCAAATGTATGAACACACTTTTGGGTACTCGTGAATCAGTTTTCTCCCATCTTATTGTCCACGGAATACTGGAGAACTATACGTTTTGGTATCACCATGGGGAAAGATCCGGAGAGCCTCAATCAGAAAGTGAAGGTGACAATGATGAAGAATCTGGAGATGAAGGCGAGGATGACATGCAAGAAATTCTAAGGGACTTCTACCCTAACTTTTGTGATGTTGATGCGAATGATGCTCTTAGAGAGGAACCCAATACCGAAGCAAAGCACTTTTATATGTTGCTAGAAGATTCTCAACATCCTTTATATCCAAATTCTAAAACCTCAAAGTTGTCTGCATTGGTAAATTTGCTTCATATCAAGAGCCTTGGACGATGGAGTAATGAGTCATTTAGCATGCTATTAAAGTATCTTAATGAAGAATTACTTCCTAAAGGGTCTTCTTTGCCTAATTCATACTATGATGCAAAGAAAATAATCAAGGCACTTGGACTTTCCTATCAAAAGATTGATGCTTGTGACAATAATTGCTTGTTGTTTTGGAAGGATGATAAAGAGGCCAACTTCTGTAAAATTTGTGGCACTTCAAGATGGAAGCAAAATAAGAATAGTGGTGATAACCAGCATAAGAAAAATGGGAAGAAAATACCATGCAAGACATTACGATATTTCCCATTAAAGCCCAGACTTCAAAGATTGTTTATGTCGAGGAAGATATCTCCTTTCATGAGATGGCATCATGAACAATGTAAAGATGATGGTATGTTGAAGCATCCGGCAGATTCAATGGCTTGGAAACATTTTGATGAGCTTCATGAATCATTTGCATCAGACCCTCGTAATGTGAGGCTTGGCCTTGCTAGTGATGGTTTTCAACCATTTACAAATTCGAAGACACCATATAGCATTTGGCCTGTTATACTCATTCCATATAATGTTCCACCATGGATGTGCATGAAGCAATCAAATTTGATTCTATCGACCCTTATTCCGGGTCCTGAAGGTCCTGGCGATGCAATTGATGTCTATCTCCAACCTTTGATAGAAGAGCTAAAGGAGTTATGGGAAAATGGGGTTGAGACATATGATGCATCAACTGAGAAAAATTTCCAATTACATGCTGCTTTGTTGTGGACTATCAATGACTTTCCTGCATATGGAAATTTGTCTGGATGGAGCACTAAGGGAAGATTGGCTTGTCCTTGCTGCAATAAAGAAACTTCTTGGAGAAGATTATCTCACAGTGGCAAACAATGTTTCATGGGACATCGTCGTTATCTTTCACCAACTCATAGATGGCGAAATGATAAGAAATCATTTGATGGAACTAGAGAGAAAAGACGACCACCAAAGCCTATTTCTGGTCATGACATACTCGAACAAGTACGCAACCTTGATGGGATGATTCTAACCAAGGATCCTAATAAAAGGGTCAAAATATCACATAAAAGTAGGGGTGATAATTGGAATAAGAAGAGTATCTTTTTTGAACTTCCTTACTGGGATACTTTATTATTACGACATAATTTAGATGTTATGCACATCGAGAAGAATATATGTGATAGTATTCTTGGCACAATCATGGATCTCAAAGGAAAGACCAAGGATACCCTAAAATCTCGGCTTGATttgcaagctatgaagataagGAAAGAATTACACCCAATCAAGCATggagataaatataaaataccaTTGGCGTCTTACACATTGTCTACTGAAGACAAACATAGATTTTGTCTTTTCCTAAAGGATTTAAAAGTCCCAGATGGCTTTTCATCCAACATTTCTCATTCTGTCAACCTTAGAGATCATAAATTTTCTGGTTTAAAGAGTCATGATTGTCATGTTCTTTTGCAACACTTGCTTCCCCTTGCGATGCGTGGTCTTCTTCCTAAAGCAGTTTATGAACCACTTCTCGAGTTATCTACATTTTTCAATGTTCTTGGTGCTAAAGTATTGAAAGTAGAGGAGTTAAAACAAATTGATGCTCAAATACCTATAACACTTTGCAAATTAGAGAAGACATTCCCTCCTTCATTTTTCGATATAATGGTTCATTTGCCTATACATTTGCCTACTGAAGCTATGATTGGTGGTCCTGTGCAATATCGGTGGATGTACTTTGTAGAACGAACAATGTACACTTTGAAGTCTCTTATACGTAACACGGCTCGTCCAGAGGGTTCAATTGCAGAAGGCTTTATTGCAAATGAATGCATGACCCTTTGCTCAAGGTACTTATCTAGCATAGAAACAAAGTTTAATCGCCTCGAGCGCAATTATGATGGTGGTGCTGATGATGCTATTGGGGAGATTAAAATTTTTTGCCATCCTGGACGAGTTTTAGGAGCAAGGAAAATATGTGATCTTAGTATGAGAGAGATGGAACAAGCTCATGt AGAATTTTCACAAATTGAAGCAGGTAGTCTACATAATTTGTCTAACAAAGAATGGGATGAACACTTTGTAAATTGGTTCAATACTAGA GTAACACAATTGCATAAGGATGACAATAGCAAAACGATGGAAGATTTGTTTTCATTAGCTCGTGGTCCTAGTCAATATGTTACAAGTTTTAAAGGGTATATCTGTAATGGATATAGATTTCATATAGAAGATCATGAAAAGGGCCTTAGGACACAAAATAGTGGAGTGGTCGTTGTTGGTGACAATGGCATAGAAGCTGAAAATATTGATTATTATGGTGTTTTGTCTGAAATTCTAGAAATTCAATATCTTGGCGGAAGGCGAGTGATGTTGTTCCGTTGTAAGTGGTGGGATGTATATGATAAAGTAAAAGGAATTCAAGTTGATGAGTATGGGATTATAAGTGTCAATTGTCAacgatttttaaaaacaaatgagcCATTTGTAATAGCTAGCCAGGCCTCACAAGTTTTCTATGccaaagataataaaaataaaggctGGTGTGTCGTGCGAAAGACCCAACCTCGTGATCTGTATACATTTCCATTGCAATCGGAAGACGAGGTTGAATCAGTGGACCTTGGACATGAAGCATATCATCAAGCAGAATCTTTTCAACCGAGATTTGTAGATCGTGATATAGAAGAACAGTTCAATTGGAGTAGAAGTGATTTGGAACCAATAACTGTGGATCCAAAACCAGTGGAAGAGAGAAGgacaagaaaaagaaagatgacataa